One segment of Metallosphaera cuprina Ar-4 DNA contains the following:
- a CDS encoding NAD(P)/FAD-dependent oxidoreductase: protein MRTFHKYLIIGSGVSGYHAFEKLHESNQDVVMITNDKEIPYDRPPLSKEYMRGEIDRSSLFFKPYEAYGGKVILGVMVERLQNSIAFLNNGDEIEFEKALIATGGSPRKLDLKGEKVRYLRTLEDADNIKRLASTAKTALIVGAGFIGMEVASSLTKLGIKVDVVEVKPYIWSTFVDERVSRYFQGYFEKRGVNFILNESVKGVEEREKIRVYLSDGRELVKDFVLIATGIAPNVEVAEKSGIATRNGILVNERLETNQTNVYASGDVANIEVKGKRRRIEHWNNAMYTGELAARNMMGSEENYDFLSTVWSDIFDLHIESAGETSGYDEYVVKGDMSKDSFSVIYVKDKAAIGYVAVNRPEEELDRLNSMVKDGASIKD from the coding sequence ATGAGAACTTTCCATAAGTACCTCATAATAGGAAGTGGCGTCTCAGGTTACCACGCTTTTGAGAAGTTACATGAGAGCAATCAAGACGTAGTTATGATAACAAACGACAAGGAGATTCCCTACGACAGGCCACCTTTATCTAAAGAGTATATGAGGGGGGAAATCGATAGGAGTTCCTTATTTTTCAAGCCTTATGAGGCGTATGGTGGAAAGGTGATTTTAGGCGTTATGGTGGAAAGGTTACAGAACTCAATCGCTTTCCTTAACAACGGAGATGAGATAGAGTTCGAGAAGGCCCTGATAGCTACGGGTGGGAGCCCCAGGAAGTTAGACCTTAAGGGGGAGAAGGTTAGATACCTAAGAACCCTTGAGGACGCTGATAACATAAAGAGACTGGCCTCCACAGCTAAAACCGCCCTGATAGTGGGTGCAGGGTTCATAGGTATGGAGGTGGCTTCTAGTCTAACTAAGCTAGGTATTAAGGTAGATGTAGTGGAGGTTAAGCCTTACATATGGAGTACCTTTGTTGATGAGAGAGTGTCCAGATACTTTCAAGGCTACTTTGAAAAAAGAGGGGTAAACTTCATTTTAAACGAATCTGTTAAGGGGGTTGAGGAACGCGAAAAAATTAGGGTTTACTTATCTGATGGAAGAGAATTAGTGAAGGACTTCGTCCTTATTGCTACCGGAATTGCACCGAACGTGGAGGTGGCCGAGAAGAGCGGAATAGCGACTAGGAACGGAATACTTGTAAACGAGAGGTTGGAGACCAATCAAACTAACGTTTACGCCTCGGGAGACGTCGCTAACATTGAAGTTAAAGGGAAGAGGAGAAGGATAGAGCATTGGAACAACGCCATGTATACCGGCGAATTGGCAGCTAGAAACATGATGGGGAGCGAGGAGAATTACGACTTCCTCTCCACGGTTTGGTCTGATATATTTGACTTACATATCGAATCTGCAGGGGAAACTTCAGGATATGACGAATACGTAGTGAAAGGAGATATGAGCAAAGACTCGTTCTCCGTAATCTACGTTAAGGACAAGGCAGCCATTGGATACGTAGCAGTGAACAGGCCTGAGGAAGAGTTAGATAGATTAAACTCTATGGTCAAGGACGGAGCTAGCATAAAGGACTGA
- a CDS encoding MFS transporter, with amino-acid sequence MNLENKIALIGGFRSFGGSIIWPFIGFALYNVYEFPLSFISIFYLIQAIVTILASISGGIITDYLGRKKTIVISTISSSMVLLLAYLINAPLVVSSVVLIQTFFNTLYNVSSTTIVGDVYKGKTELVKAFSRQRVGINAGWAIGPLVGGFIFTDYGFRTLLLAASVLVLLPLPLIKFLPDFKGEGRLTFNLSRDFLIFLIPTFLTFTIIGQVGFGLLTYYNSVLHFTEFQVGLLFGVNGLIIVALQDLTGRLINKRIGLISVGMIIYGIGYFIVSLVTNYYIAILQMVIITAAEMIVSPLSQTIANSLAHQKSRGKQMGLYSMVTGMGRIAGSSLVSELMIYYLYAPQILWGMISSLGLISSIMYYFFLKKERGLIASL; translated from the coding sequence ATGAATTTAGAAAATAAAATCGCTCTCATCGGCGGGTTCAGATCTTTTGGAGGCTCAATTATATGGCCTTTCATCGGATTCGCTTTGTATAATGTATATGAATTTCCGTTAAGCTTTATCTCAATTTTTTACTTAATTCAGGCTATTGTAACCATTTTAGCCTCGATAAGCGGAGGAATAATTACTGATTACTTAGGTAGAAAGAAGACTATCGTAATTTCTACAATATCATCTTCAATGGTTTTACTATTGGCTTATCTAATAAACGCTCCCTTAGTTGTCTCAAGCGTAGTTTTGATTCAAACCTTCTTTAACACTTTATATAACGTCTCCTCCACTACGATAGTGGGTGATGTATATAAGGGCAAGACTGAATTAGTTAAGGCATTCAGCAGGCAGAGAGTTGGGATAAATGCGGGTTGGGCAATAGGACCTTTGGTCGGAGGTTTCATTTTTACTGACTATGGTTTCAGGACTCTTCTTTTAGCAGCTAGCGTCTTGGTCTTACTACCTTTACCTTTGATAAAGTTCTTGCCAGACTTCAAGGGAGAAGGTCGACTAACGTTTAACCTCAGTAGAGACTTCTTAATTTTCCTCATCCCAACATTCCTAACGTTCACGATAATAGGCCAAGTAGGTTTTGGACTCTTAACATATTATAATTCAGTTTTACATTTTACAGAATTCCAAGTAGGTCTTTTATTCGGCGTCAACGGCCTAATTATAGTGGCGTTACAAGATTTGACAGGAAGGTTGATAAATAAGAGAATTGGGCTTATATCTGTAGGAATGATAATATATGGCATAGGTTACTTTATTGTTTCTCTAGTTACTAATTATTATATCGCGATTTTACAAATGGTTATAATAACAGCCGCTGAAATGATCGTATCACCCCTTTCACAAACCATAGCTAATTCCTTAGCTCATCAGAAAAGCAGGGGAAAGCAAATGGGATTATACAGTATGGTTACTGGTATGGGAAGGATAGCTGGGTCATCGTTAGTGAGCGAGTTAATGATTTATTACCTTTACGCTCCTCAGATATTATGGGGGATGATATCGTCATTAGGGCTCATCTCATCGATCATGTACTACTTTTTCCTTAAAAAGGAACGTGGTTTAATAGCTTCTCTTTAA
- a CDS encoding CBS domain-containing protein, whose amino-acid sequence MEPLVLIDVDRCVGCYMCQRACALAQCIEINESSRLAEVVRPEDCTGCKACERACPYDCILVLSDETSVSSRAKVTLSRVRRYASKRLITVDPEETVRRAAEIMTKEEIGSLVLNFKGVRIVTESDILDAWIDGRENDPVVLHSKEAITIEGSATVDEALSIMLAKKIGHLPVTERGKLTGMLSIRDALRSASMTSPINIEGLLPINPKEKVGRFSFNVPILEIVTNREAYHTLKNGGLKATVVKELDRVGLISIRDLTRALADRRLLEDRIQPRWVKPISAEEPLSKALPLMMEHNIRHLPVVSNADIKMIDVKEIAKQVVWVKSKVIKL is encoded by the coding sequence ATGGAACCTTTGGTTCTTATTGACGTGGACAGATGCGTGGGCTGTTACATGTGTCAAAGGGCATGTGCATTAGCTCAGTGTATAGAGATTAACGAATCAAGCAGATTAGCCGAGGTGGTGAGGCCAGAAGATTGCACGGGATGTAAGGCTTGCGAGAGAGCCTGTCCCTACGACTGCATCCTAGTATTGAGTGATGAGACAAGCGTGAGTTCAAGGGCTAAAGTTACATTATCTAGGGTAAGGAGGTACGCTTCAAAGAGATTGATAACGGTTGACCCGGAAGAGACGGTGAGGAGAGCTGCGGAGATAATGACGAAAGAAGAGATAGGATCGCTTGTCCTAAACTTCAAAGGAGTGAGAATAGTTACGGAGTCCGACATTTTAGACGCGTGGATTGATGGGAGGGAGAACGATCCTGTAGTACTACATTCAAAGGAGGCTATAACAATAGAAGGAAGCGCTACGGTAGATGAGGCTTTAAGTATCATGCTAGCCAAAAAAATAGGACACCTACCGGTCACTGAAAGAGGGAAACTAACCGGGATGTTATCTATAAGAGACGCATTGAGGAGCGCGTCAATGACTTCTCCTATAAATATTGAGGGATTACTTCCGATAAATCCCAAGGAGAAGGTTGGTAGGTTCTCCTTTAACGTACCCATTTTAGAAATTGTCACCAATAGGGAAGCATATCATACCCTAAAGAACGGAGGGCTGAAAGCAACAGTTGTAAAGGAGCTGGACAGAGTAGGATTGATATCAATTAGAGATCTTACGAGGGCTTTAGCTGATAGGAGATTATTAGAGGATAGGATACAACCGAGATGGGTAAAGCCTATTTCGGCAGAGGAGCCATTATCTAAAGCGTTACCCCTTATGATGGAACACAATATTAGACACCTGCCAGTCGTTTCAAACGCCGATATAAAGATGATAGACGTTAAGGAGATAGCCAAACAAGTGGTCTGGGTAAAGTCAAAGGTCATCAAGCTTTAA
- a CDS encoding ribbon-helix-helix domain-containing protein, which translates to MKVVSFKVEKVTAERAWNIIRRDKGRLSNAIRERVERIIKYDMPLVPTSREGKHVIVTVKIPEELFQQIQKFIKERGVTQSELFRSALYLFIEDNKTKLDEINSLSLP; encoded by the coding sequence ATGAAGGTAGTCTCGTTTAAAGTAGAAAAGGTAACTGCTGAGAGGGCCTGGAACATAATAAGGAGAGATAAGGGTAGACTCTCCAACGCAATTAGGGAGAGAGTAGAGAGAATAATAAAATATGACATGCCCTTAGTTCCCACTTCAAGGGAGGGAAAGCACGTTATAGTTACCGTGAAGATACCTGAGGAGTTGTTTCAGCAGATTCAAAAGTTCATAAAAGAGAGGGGAGTCACTCAAAGCGAGTTGTTTAGGTCCGCTCTTTACTTATTTATAGAGGATAACAAAACCAAATTAGATGAGATTAACTCACTATCCTTACCTTAA
- a CDS encoding acetamidase/formamidase family protein has product MYTIHSGLSHNKWDNSLKPVISIKPGETVIVESKDASDGQVTPSSVPSDLNKLDISRIHPLTGPIEIEGAEPGDALEIEIIDFETKGWGWTGVLPGFGFLANENYTAPIDLAGPALKIWKVGSNAIAKFGDIEISVPPRPFPGVIGTALSTRGRFSTIPPRENGGNMDIKHLTKGSKIYLPVFVKGGLLSLGDTHVAQGDGEVCGTAIEAPMDVKLRVSLHKDSELNQPLFETYSVRDSEFKEYLAYPGIDSNLWEAGKKAIKGIISVLSRFMSPVEGYMLASVAVDMRISQVVDVPNWIVTAYLPKDIFPEDVRPKLRVV; this is encoded by the coding sequence ATGTACACTATACATTCTGGCCTATCTCATAACAAGTGGGATAACTCCCTCAAGCCTGTCATATCTATTAAACCTGGAGAGACTGTTATCGTTGAATCTAAAGACGCCTCAGACGGTCAGGTAACTCCATCGTCAGTTCCCTCAGATCTTAATAAGTTGGACATCTCAAGGATTCATCCACTTACTGGGCCGATAGAGATTGAGGGAGCGGAGCCCGGAGATGCCTTGGAGATTGAGATCATTGACTTTGAAACTAAGGGATGGGGTTGGACCGGAGTTTTACCTGGTTTTGGTTTCCTAGCAAACGAAAACTATACAGCCCCGATAGACTTGGCTGGTCCGGCTCTTAAAATATGGAAGGTAGGATCTAACGCAATCGCTAAGTTTGGAGACATTGAAATCAGTGTACCTCCTAGACCTTTCCCTGGAGTTATAGGAACAGCGTTATCAACTCGTGGGAGATTCAGTACGATCCCTCCTCGAGAGAACGGAGGAAACATGGATATTAAGCATTTAACTAAGGGCAGTAAAATATACTTGCCGGTTTTCGTCAAGGGTGGTTTGTTATCATTAGGGGACACACATGTAGCTCAAGGTGATGGAGAAGTGTGCGGAACAGCCATAGAGGCTCCAATGGACGTAAAGCTGAGGGTTTCCTTACATAAGGATAGTGAACTTAATCAACCACTATTTGAAACTTATTCCGTAAGAGACTCCGAATTTAAAGAATATCTAGCTTATCCAGGGATAGATTCGAATCTATGGGAAGCAGGGAAAAAGGCCATTAAGGGAATCATATCAGTTCTTTCCAGATTCATGTCTCCAGTTGAGGGTTACATGTTAGCTAGTGTGGCGGTGGACATGAGGATCAGCCAGGTCGTCGACGTACCAAATTGGATAGTAACTGCATATCTACCCAAGGATATATTCCCAGAGGACGTAAGGCCTAAATTACGTGTAGTCTAG
- a CDS encoding APC family permease encodes MPLKKELSYLDLLVLGISGAVGTGALFSTAGMAAEAGPATVIAWILGGIFYLFVGLTYSEISMNIPEAGGPSRYSLYSHGMLTNLINAMSDLVWYLFIPPIEALAVVEGLTFFFPNLLTSSGTPTVLGGIVGVVLLLLFIPFNYFGVRAFGRSTTAFGSIKLVLYVALALGVMGVFFSARNFVSYGGVAPFGLAGMFSAIPLAMFAFGGIRVIPDYAEEAKNKRKLSSAIILTVIGQTLIYVLFAVAFIGGINWSVHSLTPGNWTGITTALPGNPFVDLAKGNSALLILAIVVAIVGPFVTGYIYLGAGSRVLFAMGRTGIISKLMKQLHSTYSIPAWALLAFGIVGAIITFLTSPIPTIYSLISDAVVAGYLGFAVNPIAMTVLRKNFTYRLKGGRVISIIAFISASLIAFWSGWPSVPYSVIIIAVAVALFGSIYKGFRNVFNSLWYIAYILFITIMTYIGSDGALSIINFYQATTLVALISAILFFPWGVKSAIRDVKIPKEQELENL; translated from the coding sequence ATGCCATTAAAGAAAGAGCTGAGCTATCTTGACTTGTTAGTTCTCGGGATCTCTGGTGCAGTTGGCACCGGTGCTCTATTTAGTACGGCTGGTATGGCCGCTGAAGCAGGACCTGCGACAGTGATAGCCTGGATCCTAGGAGGGATATTTTACTTATTCGTAGGTCTAACGTATAGTGAAATCTCAATGAACATACCAGAGGCTGGAGGACCTTCTAGATACAGTTTATACTCCCATGGGATGCTTACTAACCTAATCAACGCTATGTCCGACCTAGTCTGGTACCTATTCATACCTCCGATTGAGGCTCTAGCTGTAGTTGAGGGACTTACGTTCTTCTTTCCAAATCTCCTGACGAGTAGTGGGACTCCAACCGTTTTAGGAGGAATCGTAGGGGTCGTTTTGCTACTTCTCTTCATTCCTTTCAATTATTTTGGTGTAAGAGCCTTCGGAAGATCAACCACCGCTTTCGGATCGATAAAACTCGTTCTTTACGTTGCGCTCGCATTGGGAGTTATGGGGGTGTTTTTCTCAGCTAGGAATTTCGTCAGTTACGGGGGAGTTGCTCCTTTTGGGTTAGCTGGGATGTTCTCCGCCATTCCGCTCGCTATGTTCGCCTTCGGGGGTATTAGAGTTATACCAGACTACGCTGAGGAGGCTAAGAACAAGAGAAAGCTCTCGTCTGCTATAATCCTTACTGTAATAGGCCAGACCTTAATTTATGTCCTTTTTGCAGTAGCCTTCATAGGAGGAATAAATTGGTCGGTTCACTCTTTAACTCCCGGGAACTGGACTGGCATAACGACAGCTCTTCCAGGAAATCCCTTTGTTGACCTGGCAAAAGGGAACTCCGCCCTCTTGATTTTAGCAATAGTTGTGGCGATAGTCGGTCCTTTTGTCACTGGCTACATATATTTAGGAGCTGGAAGTAGGGTTCTGTTCGCTATGGGCAGAACCGGAATAATATCAAAACTCATGAAACAATTGCACTCAACTTACTCTATTCCAGCCTGGGCGCTTCTGGCGTTCGGAATAGTTGGAGCTATCATAACTTTCCTAACCTCGCCCATACCAACGATTTATAGTTTAATCAGTGACGCTGTTGTGGCCGGTTATCTGGGCTTCGCTGTAAATCCTATAGCTATGACGGTTTTAAGGAAAAACTTCACTTACAGATTGAAAGGGGGAAGAGTCATATCTATAATAGCTTTCATCTCCGCTTCCCTCATAGCCTTTTGGAGTGGCTGGCCGTCAGTTCCCTACTCCGTTATCATAATAGCCGTAGCTGTAGCGCTATTTGGCTCTATCTATAAGGGGTTTAGGAACGTGTTCAATTCGCTATGGTACATCGCTTATATACTATTTATCACTATAATGACATATATAGGAAGTGATGGTGCCTTATCAATCATTAACTTCTATCAGGCCACCACTTTGGTTGCCCTAATTTCGGCAATATTGTTCTTCCCATGGGGCGTTAAGTCGGCAATTAGAGACGTTAAGATCCCCAAGGAACAGGAACTAGAGAACTTATAA
- a CDS encoding MFS transporter: MTGEINKKIAELTARVDRLPTIVLPVSVILSLAFGYFIALYDVIDIGLAFSPTSLPYTGLTASEAPTVVSMGLFGYIPGAIILGYLADRIGRKPTLILTALLTGVGSLGNALSFNFLTFLIFRFITGMGIGGDLILVPVYLVEMVPAIKRATYFNLVYIAGWAGLGLGPFLASQIVLANPAIGWRIVFAVGATLAFIVLVIRSHASETVRMLGLKGKINEAENLVQEMERKALEKTKAQKLPEPIIHEYSIKNSNPLAVFKNPVYRVRVLAVMLSIFFFYFGEYPYLTEYPLWTSNFLGYSGSLGNQITFLFGLAGVATFLGAIGLRLVIERIRRAVLVTISYFLGMVLGIVFAVYGAIVRDLQVAFLGMLLTNFIGVGWSNQLNYLNGTENVPTYARATSFAFSDGVAHLGAAISTAIIFDFIPLLGNLGTWVVFQIPMVIMGIILIAVLPNTIGASLESVNEAKAGN; the protein is encoded by the coding sequence ATGACTGGAGAAATAAATAAGAAGATAGCAGAATTGACGGCTAGAGTAGATAGGTTGCCTACGATAGTTCTTCCAGTTTCCGTTATTTTATCTCTAGCCTTCGGCTACTTCATTGCCCTATACGATGTAATAGATATAGGCCTTGCTTTCTCTCCTACCTCCCTGCCTTACACCGGACTGACGGCCTCTGAGGCACCCACCGTAGTCTCTATGGGGCTTTTCGGATACATTCCTGGAGCCATAATTCTAGGGTATTTAGCTGATAGAATAGGGAGGAAGCCAACTCTAATTTTGACCGCGCTCCTAACGGGAGTAGGAAGTTTAGGGAACGCACTATCCTTTAACTTCTTGACTTTCTTGATCTTCAGATTCATTACAGGTATGGGAATTGGGGGAGATCTAATCTTAGTTCCAGTTTACCTAGTTGAAATGGTACCTGCAATAAAGAGAGCGACCTATTTCAACCTAGTTTACATTGCGGGATGGGCAGGGCTAGGCCTGGGTCCCTTCCTAGCTTCTCAAATAGTGCTAGCTAATCCAGCTATAGGATGGAGAATCGTTTTTGCTGTAGGAGCTACCCTAGCCTTCATAGTGCTAGTTATAAGGTCTCACGCCTCTGAGACGGTAAGGATGTTAGGTTTGAAAGGGAAGATCAACGAGGCTGAAAATTTAGTTCAAGAAATGGAAAGAAAGGCTCTAGAGAAGACGAAAGCACAAAAACTCCCAGAGCCAATAATCCATGAATATTCAATAAAAAATTCTAATCCGTTAGCTGTCTTCAAGAACCCTGTTTATAGGGTGAGGGTATTGGCCGTAATGCTTTCGATTTTCTTCTTCTATTTCGGAGAGTACCCTTACCTTACAGAATATCCATTATGGACGTCTAACTTCTTAGGCTACTCAGGCTCCCTAGGTAACCAGATAACCTTCCTATTCGGTTTAGCAGGAGTAGCGACTTTCTTAGGAGCGATCGGACTGAGGCTTGTGATCGAGAGAATACGAAGAGCTGTACTGGTTACGATCTCCTACTTCCTTGGGATGGTACTGGGGATAGTTTTTGCAGTGTATGGGGCCATAGTTAGGGATCTGCAAGTTGCGTTTTTGGGCATGCTTCTAACAAACTTCATAGGTGTTGGATGGTCTAATCAACTGAACTATCTAAACGGAACAGAAAATGTGCCCACTTACGCTAGGGCCACATCTTTTGCGTTCTCTGATGGCGTTGCACATCTAGGAGCTGCAATCTCCACTGCAATAATCTTCGATTTCATACCTTTGTTAGGAAATCTAGGGACGTGGGTAGTTTTCCAAATACCTATGGTCATCATGGGTATCATACTTATTGCGGTCTTACCTAACACGATAGGAGCTAGTCTGGAAAGCGTAAACGAAGCTAAAGCTGGAAATTAA
- a CDS encoding ABC transporter permease subunit, which produces MRYSYPYLIYIFAFGVVPFVGAFALLGVNLKSAFSIFSIVPVREVIINTLIFSFFTALLSAIIGTLLALSVDMMRRGSRLISLLTMLPYTVPFTSSALIWTISLYGKFGWFSYLFHVPFDPLYLSSTSIWAVTGVSVWSSIPISFLVVLSSLKAIPKEVKEASLVDGLSVSQYYGKVAIPMIGKAFWISFLLQFVLAMGNFDLPYVLTQGGPGYSSTTLPLLVYTEMFLSGNFSGGEVIAAILGVMASLPALALIFLFRSRRKKFLPSINLRIPDGLFKVLVYLSSSVVLFLLDFPVYWMILVAFRDSSLDFRAPPVLIPTSPTLNYFFSSLEGAVPYLITSVVVGILASLLTIFLALPASYEASRKGRNWMLFLSIYLYSLPAASFVIPLYLVFVSANLINTWWALILSTPIFTATFATWIFFNYFLDFPKAYDDAASVFGIRRKLT; this is translated from the coding sequence ATGAGATATAGCTATCCGTACCTGATTTACATCTTTGCCTTCGGTGTCGTTCCTTTCGTGGGTGCCTTTGCTCTCCTTGGAGTAAACCTCAAGTCCGCCTTCTCGATTTTCTCTATCGTACCCGTAAGAGAGGTTATTATAAACACCTTGATATTTTCGTTTTTTACCGCTTTACTATCGGCCATAATTGGAACGTTGCTAGCTTTGTCTGTAGATATGATGAGGAGAGGGTCAAGACTCATTTCGCTCCTCACCATGCTCCCTTATACAGTTCCCTTTACTTCCTCAGCGTTGATCTGGACTATTAGTCTCTATGGAAAGTTTGGTTGGTTCTCGTACCTATTTCACGTTCCTTTCGATCCTCTCTATCTTAGCTCAACGTCAATTTGGGCTGTGACGGGAGTAAGCGTGTGGTCTTCAATACCCATCTCTTTCCTTGTAGTACTTTCATCACTTAAGGCCATTCCCAAGGAAGTTAAGGAAGCTTCTCTAGTAGATGGACTCTCCGTTTCTCAGTATTACGGAAAAGTAGCAATACCAATGATAGGGAAGGCCTTCTGGATATCTTTCCTCTTACAGTTTGTCCTGGCCATGGGAAACTTCGATTTACCTTACGTCTTAACCCAAGGTGGTCCTGGATATTCCTCAACGACTCTCCCCCTCTTAGTTTACACAGAGATGTTCTTATCAGGAAACTTTTCAGGTGGAGAAGTCATAGCTGCCATCCTAGGGGTTATGGCTAGTCTACCCGCACTAGCCTTAATATTTTTATTTCGTTCAAGGAGAAAGAAGTTCTTACCTTCAATTAATCTGAGGATACCAGACGGACTGTTTAAGGTTCTAGTTTATCTCTCTTCATCCGTTGTTCTTTTCTTACTTGATTTCCCGGTTTATTGGATGATCTTGGTGGCTTTCAGAGACTCCTCACTGGACTTTAGGGCTCCTCCAGTGTTAATTCCGACGTCACCGACGCTTAATTACTTTTTCTCTTCTTTAGAAGGGGCTGTCCCTTACCTAATTACGAGCGTAGTGGTCGGGATCTTGGCCTCTCTTCTAACTATATTTCTAGCCTTACCAGCCTCTTACGAAGCCAGTAGGAAAGGGCGCAACTGGATGTTATTCCTTTCCATTTACCTTTATTCATTACCTGCCGCGTCCTTTGTCATACCGCTTTACCTAGTGTTCGTATCTGCAAACCTCATAAACACGTGGTGGGCGCTGATCTTGTCCACCCCAATTTTCACAGCCACCTTTGCAACTTGGATATTCTTTAACTACTTCCTGGACTTCCCTAAGGCCTATGACGATGCGGCTTCCGTTTTCGGGATAAGGAGGAAATTAACCTGA
- a CDS encoding ABC transporter ATP-binding protein, producing MSVRLKSVSKEYRNIKALDNVNLEISKGEFFVILGPSGSGKTTLLRVIAGLEEITQGNVFIDDDEVTKLPPSRRKVAMVFQNYALYPHKSVLENLLMPVEGEMKRDEASKLAKHLSTLLGIQEYLTSYPSELSGGQQQRVALARALMKNPKVFLMDEPLSNLDAIQRVSARKLIKDIQRQNQITTIYVTHDQVEAMALADRVAIMNKGKIVQLGTPEEIYSKVEDEFVASFFGNPPMSIINGRILDIQGQIGVRAEDVELGQGELRGRITDVEFWGDRYLVYVSLGEEEVRAFHPVRLNVGEEIKLRFRKFSGPWKS from the coding sequence TTGAGCGTTAGACTCAAGTCAGTTAGCAAGGAATACAGAAACATAAAGGCGTTAGACAACGTTAACCTTGAAATATCAAAGGGTGAGTTTTTTGTAATTTTGGGGCCATCTGGCTCAGGAAAGACAACTTTACTTAGAGTGATCGCCGGGTTGGAAGAAATTACGCAAGGGAACGTATTCATAGACGACGATGAGGTCACTAAATTACCTCCATCTAGAAGGAAGGTGGCTATGGTATTTCAAAATTATGCACTATATCCTCACAAATCAGTATTAGAAAACTTACTTATGCCAGTGGAGGGAGAGATGAAGAGAGATGAGGCGAGCAAGCTAGCGAAACACTTATCGACTCTCCTAGGTATCCAAGAGTATCTAACCTCCTATCCCTCTGAACTCTCTGGAGGGCAACAACAGAGAGTGGCCTTAGCTAGGGCATTAATGAAGAACCCTAAGGTCTTCCTTATGGATGAACCTCTTTCAAATCTAGATGCAATCCAAAGGGTTTCAGCAAGGAAATTGATTAAGGACATCCAAAGACAAAACCAAATTACTACAATCTACGTAACGCATGATCAGGTTGAGGCCATGGCTCTCGCTGATAGGGTTGCAATAATGAACAAGGGTAAAATAGTCCAGCTTGGTACACCAGAGGAAATTTATTCAAAGGTGGAAGATGAATTCGTTGCTTCCTTCTTCGGTAATCCTCCCATGTCAATCATTAACGGGCGAATACTCGATATACAAGGTCAGATAGGGGTAAGAGCCGAAGACGTGGAGTTAGGACAAGGCGAGTTAAGAGGGAGAATCACTGACGTGGAGTTTTGGGGTGACAGGTACCTTGTTTACGTCTCCTTAGGTGAGGAGGAAGTGAGAGCCTTCCATCCGGTTAGATTAAACGTTGGAGAAGAGATAAAGTTAAGGTTTAGGAAATTCTCAGGACCGTGGAAATCATGA